The window CGATATCGCTTTCTTTTTCTTATCCTCTTTTTTGATTCTGTAAGACTAGTTTTAGCTGAAATCATCTTGGTGTATTTTATGAATCATGTGGTGGGAGTCACTAGTTTGAGATATTTGTAAGATAGTTTTACAAAAGGTTGTTGCTATACAAGATTCGAGTTTGTGTGGGGTGTAGTAGATGAGAGAATGCGTTGGGGTAAAAAGTCATTGAGAAAAGATATTTTGAAATTGTAGAGGGTCGGGGTGAGAAATGTCTTCCAAATCGGCAACTAGTTGTTCTGAGAGTAGTTCAGTTGCTCGACCAAATCGTAGCAATCGTTTGAATTCTCAAACTCCAATTGATGCTCAGCTAGATGTAGAATTTGAAAATGCGGAAAAGTTGTTTGATTACTCTACTTCTGTTGATCTTAATGCATCCGCTTCCACTAGCAATGTTCCTACATCGACCGTGTCAACCTACCTTCGGAAGATGCAAAGAGGGAGTCTTGTACAGTCCTTTGGTTGCATGATTGCAATTGATGATCAAAAGTTGACAGTTCTTGCTTACAGTGAAAATGCTGCAGAAATGTTGGACTTAGCACCACATGCTGTTCCTAGCATGGAGCAGCAAGAGGCTTTGACTTTTGGGACGGATGTGCGGTCTCTATTTGAATCCTCAAGTGCTGCCGCTATACAGAAAGCATCCAATTTCGCCGAAGTTAATTTACTCAATCCGGTTATGGTTCAGTCCAAACACTCCGGAAAGCAATTCTATGCCATTTTACATAGAATTGATGTGGGATTAGTCATAGATTTGGAGCCGGTAGATCCGTCTGACACGCCAGTGACAACTGCTGGATCATTAGTATCTTATAAACTTGCGGCAAAAGCAATTTCAAGGCTGCAATCTTTGCCAAGCGGGAATATATCATTATTATGTGATGTGCTGGTTCGGGAGGTGAGTGATTTGACAGGCTATGACCGTGTGATGGTGTACAAGTTTCACGATGATGAGCATGGGGAGGTTGTTGCTGAGTCCCGCAGGCCAGAGTTGGAACCCTATCTTGGCTTGCATTATCCAGCTACAGATATACCACAAGCTTCAAGATTTCTCTTCATGAAAAATAAGGTTAGGATGATATGTGATTGTTTGTCTCTTCCTGTTAAAGTTGTTCAAGACAAGAGATTGAAGCAGCCATTGAGTCTTTCTGCATCCACACTAAGATTTCCTCACGGGTGTCATGCCCAATACATGGCAAATATGGGTTCTATTGCGTCTCTCGTTATGTCTGTTACGATCAATGAAGACTGTGATGACACTGGAAGTGATCAGCAAAAGGGAAGAAAATTGTGGGGTTTGGTTGTTTGCCATCATACCAGCCCTAGGTTTGTTGCATTCCCGTTGAGGTATGCTTGCGAGTTCTTGCTTCAAGTCTTTGGTGTTCAGATCAGCAAAGAAGTGGAGTTGGCTGCTCAACTAAGGGAGAAAGATATCTTGCAAACACAAACCGTGCTTTGTAGCATGCTTTTAAGAGATGCTCCAGTTGGAATTATGGCTCAATCACCTAATGTGATGGATCTTGTCAAGTGTGATGGAGCTGcacttttatataaaaacaaaatttggtCACTTGGGATCACTCCTACTGAGGCACAGATCAATGATATAGCTGGATGGCTTCTTGAATACCATAAGGAAACTACAGGCTTAAGTACTGACAGCCTCTTAGAGGCTGGTTATCCAGGTGCTTCTAGTCTTGGCGATGCTGTGTGCGGAATGGCTGCTACACAAATTACTTCGAAGGATTTTCTGTTTTGGTTCAGGTCCCATACAGCAAAAAAAATCCAGTGGGGTGGTGCAAAACATGATCCTGGTGATAGCGATGATACAAGAAGAATGCACCCAAGGTCATCATTTAATGCCTATCTTGAGGTGGTTAAAAACCGCAGCCTTCCCTGGGAAGATGTAGAGATGGATGCAATCCATTC of the Daucus carota subsp. sativus chromosome 4, DH1 v3.0, whole genome shotgun sequence genome contains:
- the LOC108218730 gene encoding phytochrome C, whose protein sequence is MSSKSATSCSESSSVARPNRSNRLNSQTPIDAQLDVEFENAEKLFDYSTSVDLNASASTSNVPTSTVSTYLRKMQRGSLVQSFGCMIAIDDQKLTVLAYSENAAEMLDLAPHAVPSMEQQEALTFGTDVRSLFESSSAAAIQKASNFAEVNLLNPVMVQSKHSGKQFYAILHRIDVGLVIDLEPVDPSDTPVTTAGSLVSYKLAAKAISRLQSLPSGNISLLCDVLVREVSDLTGYDRVMVYKFHDDEHGEVVAESRRPELEPYLGLHYPATDIPQASRFLFMKNKVRMICDCLSLPVKVVQDKRLKQPLSLSASTLRFPHGCHAQYMANMGSIASLVMSVTINEDCDDTGSDQQKGRKLWGLVVCHHTSPRFVAFPLRYACEFLLQVFGVQISKEVELAAQLREKDILQTQTVLCSMLLRDAPVGIMAQSPNVMDLVKCDGAALLYKNKIWSLGITPTEAQINDIAGWLLEYHKETTGLSTDSLLEAGYPGASSLGDAVCGMAATQITSKDFLFWFRSHTAKKIQWGGAKHDPGDSDDTRRMHPRSSFNAYLEVVKNRSLPWEDVEMDAIHSLQCILRESLQDETADDSKMIVDIPSADTSMQGVSELHILASEMVRLIETASAPIFAVDHSGAVNGWNTKVAELTGLDVQQAIGMQLTDIVAADSTEAVKNVLVSALQGSEERNLEIKLQRFGPQVDNDVIILVVNACCSKDMKGNIVGVCFLGQDVTGNKLIMDKYAKIQGDYVDIVRSPCGLIPPIFMMDDSGRCLEWSRTMQNLTGLKREEAVDRMLLGEVFTVNNYGCRVKDEDTLTKLKIFLSGVTADQVADKLLFRFYNQQGNEIEALLTANKRTDAEGRVTGVLCFLHVASPELQYAMQVQKISEQVAANSLKRLTYIRHEIRNPLNGVKCIQNLMGASNLTQDQSALLRMSILCQNQLSTIIDDTDIGSIEECYKELGSTEFNLKDVLDVVINQVMILSREREVRITCDAPAEVASMYLYGDNARLQQVLSEFLTKALIFTPAFEGSTVLLRLIPKKRRIGSKIQIVHLEFRIMQPAPGIPEALIQEMFHHSKNSSREGLGLYINHKLVKIMNGTVQYLREADRSSFIILLEFPLAKTAQGDMKAPVSKKAKKQMT